One window of Gymnogyps californianus isolate 813 chromosome 10, ASM1813914v2, whole genome shotgun sequence genomic DNA carries:
- the TRIP12 gene encoding E3 ubiquitin-protein ligase TRIP12 isoform X10, producing the protein MSNRPNNNPGGSLRRSQRNSAGAQPQDDAVGGRGCSSSAVLIPQQEDPERVNTSEKQKTGQVPKKDNSRGVKRSASPDYRRTNSPSSAKKPKALQHSETSLETNKPHTKSKRRHLDQEQPKSTQLPSTSKAHTRKGGAAGSSRSQKRKRTENLSCIKSGSAVESTGAEEKSAKLSKLASKSVTSAKAGCSTITDSSSSASTSSSSSAVASASSTVPQGARVKQGKDQNKARRSRSASSPSPRRSSRDKEPSKTGGSSKFDWAARFSPKVSLPKTKLSLPGSSKSEASKPGPSGLQAKLASLRKSTKKRSESPPAELPSLRRSTRQKTTGSCASTSRRGSGLGKRGAAEARRQEKMADPDNNQDGVNSSAARTDEAPQGAAASSSVAGAVGMTTSGESESDDSEMGRLQALLEARGLPPHLFGPLGPRMSQLFHRTIGSGASSKAQQLLQGLQATDESQQLQAVIEMCQLLVMGNEETLGGFPVKSVVPALITLLQMEHNFDIMNHACRALTYMMEALPRSSAVVVDAIPVFLEKLQVIQCIDVAEQALTALEMLSRRHSKAILQAGGLADCLLYLEFFSINAQRNALAIAANCCQSITPDEFHFVADSLPLLTQRLTHQDKKSVESTCLCFARLVDNFQHEENLLQQVASKDLLTNIQQLLVVTPPILSSGMFIMVVRMFSLMCSNCPTLAVQLMKQNIAETLHFLLCGASNGSCQEQIDLVPRSPQELYELTSLICELMPCLPKEGIFAVDTMLKKGNAQNTDGAIWQWRDDRGLWHPYNRIDSRIIEAAHQVGEDEISLSTLGRVYTIDFNSMQQINEDTGTARAIQRKPNPLANTNTSGHSELKKDDARAQLMKEDPELAKSFIKTLFGVLYEVYSSSAGPAVRHKCLRAILRIIYFADAELLKDVLKNHAVSSHIASMLSSQDLKIVVGALQMAEILMQKLPDIFSVYFRREGVMHQVKNLAESEALLTSPPKVCTNGSGMLGTTTTISTGTATAASNAAADLGSPSLQHSREDSLDLSPQGRLSDVLKRKRLPKRGPRRPKYSPPRDDDKVDNQAKSPTTTQSPKSSFLASLNPKTWGRLSTQSNSNNIEPARTAGVSGLARAASKDTISNNREKIKGWIKEQAHKFVERYFSSENMDGSNPALNVLQRLCTATEQLNLQVDGGTECLVEIRSIVSESDVSSFEIQHSGFVKQLLLYLTSKSEKDAVSRDIRLKRFLHVFFSSPLPGEEPLGRLEPLENAPLLALVHKMNNCLSQMEQFPVKVHDFPSGNGTGSRGSQALKFFNTHQLKCQLQRHPDCANVKQWKGGPVKIDPLALVQAIERYLVVRGYGRVREDDEDSDDDGSDEEIDESLAAQFLNSGNVRHRLQFYIGDHLLPYNMTVYQAVRQYSLQAEEERESTDDESNPLGRAGIWTKTHTIWYKPVREDEDGNKDCVGGKRGRAQTAPTKTSPRNSKKHDELWHDGVCPSVLNPLEVYLISSPPENITFEDPSLDVILLLRVLHAISRYWYYLYDNAICKEIIPTSEFINSKLTAKANRQLQDPLVIMTGNIPTWLTELGKTCPFFFPFDTRQMLFYVTAFDRDRAMQRLLDTNPEINQSDSQDSRVAPRLDRKKRTVNRDELLKQAESVMQDLGSSRAMLEIQYENEVGTGLGPTLEFYALVSQELQRADLGLWRGEEVTLANPKGSQEGTKYIHNLQGLFALPFGRTAKPAHIAKVKMKFRFLGKLMAKAIMDFRLVDLPLGLPFYKWMLRQETSLTSHDLFSIDPVVAKSIYHLEDIVRQKKRLEQDKTQTKESLQYALEALTMNGCSVEDLGLDFTLPGFPNIELKKGGKDTPVTIHNLEEYLRLVIFWALNEGVARQFDSFRDGFESVFPLSHLQYFYPEELEQLLCGSKTDTWDAKTLMECCRPDHGYTHDSRAVKYLFEILSSFDSEQQRLFLQFVTGSPRLPVGGFRSLNPPLTIVRKTFESTENPDDFLPSVMTCVNYLKLPDYSTIEIMREKLLIAAREGQQSFHLS; encoded by the exons AGGCTGTAGTTCATCTGCTGTTTTAATACCACAACAAGAAGATCCAGAGAGAGTCaatacttcagaaaagcaaaaaacgGGGCAAGTGCCTAAGAAAGACAATTCTCGAGGAGTTAAACGCAGTGCTAGTCCAGATTACAGGAGGACCAATTCTCCTAGCTCtgctaaaaaacccaaagcacttCAACACAGTGAAACTTCCTTGGAAACTAACAAGCCACATACTAAATCTAAGAGAAGACACTTAGACCAAGAACAGCCGAAGTCTACACAATTGCCATCAACAAGCAAGGCTCACACCAGAAAGGGTGGAGCTGCTGGTAGCTCCCGaagtcagaaaaggaaaaggacagagaatcTGTCTTGTATAAAGAGTGGTTCAGCGGTTGAATCAACTGGCGCTGAAGAGAAGTCAGCAAAACTCTCCAAGCTGGCTTCAAAATCGGTGACCTCAGCCAAAGCTGGGTGTAGCACCATCACTGATTCTTCTTCTTCAGCTtccacatcctcctcctcttctgctgttGCCTCTGCTTCTTCTACTGTTCCTCAGGGTGCCAGAGTGAAACAGGGAAAGGACCAGAATAAGGCTAGGCGTTCCCGTTCTGCATCCAGCCCCAGTCCAAGAAGGAGTAGCAGGGACAAAGAACCGAGTAAAACAGGTGGCTCTTCAAAGTTTGACTGGGCTGCTCGATTCAGCCCAAAAGTCAGTCTCCCTAAAACAAAACTGTCTCTACCAGGCTCTTCCAAGTCAGAGGCATCAAAACCTGGACCTTCAGGACTACAGGCTAAGCTAGCAA GTCTAAGAAAATCTACAAAGAAGCGCAGTGAATCACCACCTGCTGAGCTCCCCAGTTTGCGGCGGAGCACACGGCAAAAGACCACGGGCTCCTGTGCTAGCACCAG TCGGCGAGGCTCTGGCCTGGGCAAAAGAGGAGCAGCTGAAGCTCGCCGACAGGAGAAGATGGCTGATCCTGACAACAACCAGGATGGAGTTAACTCCTCAGCTGCGCGTACGGATGaggctccccagggagctgcag cttcTAGTTCTGTTGCTGGGGCTGTAGGTATGACAACCTCTGGAGAAAGTGAGTCAGATGATTCTGAGATGGGAAGACTACAAG CTCTATTAGAGGCTAGGGGTCTTCCTCCTCACCTGTTTGGCCCTCTTGGTCCTCGGATGTCGCAGCTCTTCCACAGGACAATTGGAAGTGGAGCTA GTTCTAAAGCCCAACAGCTTTTACAAGGTCTCCAAGCCACTGATGAAAGTCAGCAACTACAGGCAGTGATTGAGATGTGCCAGCTGTTGGTCAtgggaaatgaagaaacattAGGAGGATTTCCAGTCAAGAGTGTTGTACCAGCTTTG ataaCACTGCTGCAGATGGAGCACAACTTTGACATT ATGAACCATGCATGTCGGGCCTTAACATACATGATGGAGGCACTTCCCAGATCGTCTGCTGTAGTGGTAGATGCAATTCCTGTCTTCTTGGAAAAG CTGCAGGTTATTCAGTGCATTGATGTGGCAGAGCAGGCGCTTACAGCCCTGGAGATGTTATCACGCAGGCATAGTAAAGCCATTCTGCAGGCA gGTGGGTTGGCAGACTGTTTGCTGTATCTGGAATTCTTCAGTATAAATGCACAGAGGAATGCACTAGCTATTGCTGCCAACTGCTGCCAGAGTATAACACCTGATGAGTTTCACTTTGTGGCAGACTCTTTGCCACTGCTTACACAAAGGTTAACCCATCAG GACAAAAAGTCTGTTGAAAGCACTTGTCTCTGTTTTGCACGGCTAGTGGACAACTTCCAGCATGAGGAG AACTTGCTCCAGCAGGTTGCTTCCAAGGACTTGTTAACGAATATCCAGCAACTCTTGGTAGTGACGCCTCCTATCCTGAGCTCAGGAATGTTCATCATGGTGGTGCGCATGTTTTCCTTAATGTGCTCCAATTGCCCAACGCTTGCAGTCCAACTTATGAAGCAAA ATATTGCAGAAACACTTCACTTCCTCCTTTGTGGAGCCTCAAATGGGAGCTGTCAAGAACAAATTGACCTTGTTCCACGAAGTCCTCAAGAACTTTATGAGCTTACTTCTCTTATCTG TGAACTGATGCCTTGCCTGCCAAAAGAGGGAATCTTTGCTGTTGATACTAtgctgaagaaaggaaatgcgCAAAACACAGATGGTGCAATATGGCAATGGCGAGATGACAGGGGTCTCTGGCATCCCTATAACAGGATTGATAGTCGAATAATAGAG GCAGCTCATCAGGTTGGTGAGGATGAGATAAGCCTGTCTACACTTGGGCGTGTCTATACTATTGATTTTAACTCTATGCAGCAAATAAATGAGGATACTGGAACAGCACGTGCCATTCAGCGAAAACCAAACCCTTTAGCCAATACAAACACTA GTGGACATTCAGAATTGAAGAAGGATGATGCTCGAGCACAACTAATGAAAGAGGACCCAGAACTGGCAAAATCCTTTATCAAAACATTGTTTGGTGTTCTTTATGAAGTATATAGTTCTTCAGCTGGACCTGCTGTTAGACACAAGTGCCTTAGAGCAATTCTTaggataatttattttgctgatgcTGAACTTCTGAAGGATGTGCTGAAAAACCATGCTGTTTCAAG TCATATTGCCTCCATGCTGTCAAGTCAAGACCTTAAGATAGTAGTTGGAGCCCTGCAGATGGCAgagattttaatgcaaaagctACCTGACATTTTTAGTGTTTACTTCAGAAGAGAAG GGGTGATGCACCAAGTGAAAAACTTAGCAGAGTCTGAGGCTTTGCTAACAAGCCCACCAAAAGTATGCACTAATGGATCAGGAATGCTGGGTACCACTACAACAATAAGTACTGGAACAGCCACTGCTGCCAGTAATGCAGCTGCAGATTTGGGCTCCCCCAGCTTACAACACAGCCGGGAGGATTCTTTGGATCTGAGCCCACAGGG ACGACTGAGCGACgttctaaagagaaaaagactgcCAAAACGAGGGCCAAGGAGACCAAAATACTCTCCTCCAAGAGATGATGACAAAGTAGACAATCAAG CTAAAAGCCCTACAACTACTCAATCTCCTAAATCTTCTTTCTTGGCAAGTTTAAATCCTAAAACATGGGGAAGATTGAGCACACAGTCCAACAGTAATAATATTGAACCAGCACGAACAGCAGGAGTAAGTGGTCTTGCAAGGGCTGCTTCCAAGGATACCATTTCCAATAACAG agaaaaaattaaGGGCTGGATTAAGGAGCAAGCCCATAAATTTGTAGAACGTTATTTTAGTTCTGAAAACATGGATGGAAGCAATCCTGCACTAAATGTATTACAGAGACTTTGCACTGCAACTGAACAACTCAACCTCCAG GTGGATGGTGGAACAGAGTGCCTTGTAGAAATCCGTAGCATTGTCTCGGAGTCTGACGTCTCCTCATTTGAAATCCAGCATAGTGGGTTTGTTAAACAACTGCTGCTTTATTTGACATCTAAAAGTGAGAAGGATGCTGTAAGCAGGGATATCAGATTGAAAAgatttcttcatgtatttttttcttctcca CTTCCTGGAGAAGAACCCCTTGGAAGATTAGAGCCATTAGAAAATGCACCTTTGTTGGCGTTAGTCCATAAAATGAACAACTGCCTCAGTCAGATGGAGCAGTTTCCTGTCAAAGTGCATGACTTCCCTAGTGGAAATGGAACAGGGAGCAG AGGATCCCAagctttaaaattcttcaaTACACATCAATTAAAATGCCAACTGCAAAGACATCCAGACTGTGCTAATGTGAAACAGTGGAAAGGTGGACCTGTGAAGATTGATCCTCTGGCTTTGGTACAAGCCATTGAAAGATACCTTGTAGTTAgag GCTATGGAAGAGTTAGAGAAGACGATGAGGATAGTGATGATGATGGGTCAGATGAAGAAATAGATGAATCTTTG gcTGCTCAATTCTTAAATTCAGGGAATGTGAGACATAGACTGCAATTTTACATTGGAGATCACTTGCTGCCGTACAATATGACTGTGTATCAAGCAGTTAGGCAGTACAGTTTGCAagctgaggaggagagggagtCTACAGATGATGAAAGCAACCCATTAGGAAGAGCTGGGATTTGGACAAAAACGCATACCATCTG GTACAAACCTGTGCGAGAGGATGAAGATGGTAATAAGGACTGTGTTGGTGGTAAAAGAGGAAGAGCACAAACTGCTCCCACGAAAACTTCCCCCAGAAATTCTAAAAAGCACGATGAATTGTGGCATG aTGGTGTATGCCCTTCGGTATTAAATCCTCTAGAAGTTTACCTCATATCTTCCCCACCTGAAAACATAACATTTGAAGATCCCTCATTAGATGTTATTCTTCTTTTGAGAGTTCTACATGCTATCAGTCGATACTGGTATTACTTGTATGAT AATGCAATCTGCAAGGAGATAATTCCAACCTCAGAGTTTATCAACAGTAAActgacagcaaaagcaaacaggCAGCTTCAGGATCCTTTGGTAATTATGACAGGAAACATACCAACTTGGCTGACAGAACTTGGAAAAACATG cccatttttctttccatttgatACCCGTCAAATGCTGTTTTATGTAACTGCTTTTGATCGTGATCGAGCCATGCAAAGACTACTGGATACTAATCCAGAAATCAATCAATCAGATTCTCAGGATAGCAGAGTGGCACCACGACtggacaggaaaaaa CGCACTGTGAACAGAGATGAGCTGTTGAAACAGGCAGAATCTGTGATGCAGGATCTAGGCAGTTCAAGAGCCATGTTGGAAATCCAGTATGAGAATGAA GTTGGCACAGGCCTAGGCCCCACGCTAGAGTTCTATGCACTTGTATCTCAGGAACTACAGAGAGCAGACTTAGGCCtttggaggggagaagaagTAACTTTAGCCAATCCAAAAG GAAGCCAGGAAGGTACCAAGTACATCCATAACCTTCAAGGTCTTTTTGCACTTCCTTTTGGTAGAACAGCCAAGCCAGCTCACATTGCAAAAGTTAAAATGAAGTTCCGCTTTCTGGGAAAACTAATGGCCAAGGCAATCATGGATTTTAGACTG GTGGACCTTCCTCTTGGACTTCCTTTTTATAAATGGATGCTACGACAGGAAACTTCCTTGACATCGCATGACTTGTTCAGTATTGATCCAGTAGTAGCCAAATCAATATATCACCTTGAAGACATTgtaagacaaaagaaaagacttgAGCAGGACAAAACACAG ACCAAAGAAAGTCTACAGTATGCATTGGAGGCTCTGACTATGAATGGCTGCTCAGTGGAAGATCTAGGGCTGGACTTCACACTTCCTGGGTTTCCTAATATAGAActgaaaaaagggggaaaagataCACCAGTCACCATCCACAATTTAGAGGAGTATCTCAGA tTGGTTATATTCTGGGCACTAAATGAAGGTGTTGCCAGACAGTTTGACTCATTCAGAGATGGATTTGAATCAGTCTTCCCCCTCAGTCATCTTCAGTACTTCTATCCTGAGGAG ttGGAGCAGCTCTTGTGTGGCAGTAAAACGGACACTTGGGATGCAAAGACTTTAATGGAATGTTGCAGGCCAGATCACGGTTATACGCATGACAG TCGAGCAGTGAAGTATCTTTTTGAAATTCTCAGTAGCTTTGATAGTGAGCAGCAAAgactgtttcttcagtttgtgACGGGTAGCCCCAGACTGCCTGTAGGAG GCTTTCGAAGTTTGAACCCTCCGTTGACAATTGTACGCAAGACATTTGAGTCTACAGAGAATCCAGATGATTTCTTACCCTCAGTAATGACTTGTGTGAACTATCTCAAATTGCCGGACTATTCAACTATTGAGATAATGCGTGAAAAACTCTTGATAGCTGCAAGAGAAGGGCAGCAGTCATTCCATCTTTCCTGA